One Streptomyces sp. CG4 genomic window, AGAGCCGCGTCTTCCACCACCTCTACACCGCGTATGCCGTCCTCTCCATGACCGACGAAGCCCTCGCCGCCCAGCCGTTCATCAAGGACCCCGACGCCGCCGAGGACACCGTGACCGGCCTGTTGCGGCAGGCGGCGGACGCCGGGCTGCTGCGGCCCGGGGTGGACGCCTCCGCCGAGGCGGTCGGGCTGCTTGCCATGTCCGCGGGGCTCGGCACCAGCGTCCTGGTCGGCCAGCGCGACGCGGCCTCGGCCACCAGCGTCCTCACGTACCACCTGGACCGGATCTTCCGGGACCGGCCCATGGACGCCCCCTAGACCGGCACTCCATGGCGGCTAACCCGCGAGGGCGCCCTCCAGAGTCAGCAGCCACACCTTCCGCTCGACTCCGCCCGCATACCCGGTCATCGAGCCGTCCGCGCCGATGACCCGATGGCAAGGGCGC contains:
- a CDS encoding TetR/AcrR family transcriptional regulator is translated as MPKRVDHAERRTEIAEALVRAAGRLGLHAVGMRDVAAEAGVSLRLVQYYFESKEKLLLFGLRHLAGKFGERVSARVRAAGADPGPRAVIEALLTAALPVDEESRVFHHLYTAYAVLSMTDEALAAQPFIKDPDAAEDTVTGLLRQAADAGLLRPGVDASAEAVGLLAMSAGLGTSVLVGQRDAASATSVLTYHLDRIFRDRPMDAP